Proteins co-encoded in one Arachis hypogaea cultivar Tifrunner chromosome 11, arahy.Tifrunner.gnm2.J5K5, whole genome shotgun sequence genomic window:
- the LOC140176385 gene encoding uncharacterized protein, protein MGEAEERDPGGREDRDLSSHHAQLPLLSPAILIKSAASEASGRDFWPHLCRRRALLPPKTAFEACVCWKLPPEPLSSWFGFRYLRVEIKVVIEPPELRGVPELPPDRYLPPAGALFLVKSVVAAILDAAVDIV, encoded by the exons ATGGGTGAGGCAGAGGAGAGAGATCCGGGAGGAAGGGAGGATCGAGACCTGTCCAGCCACCACGCACAGTTGCCGCTCCTATCACCGGCCATCCTCATCAAATCCGCCGCCTCTGAAGCTTCTGGCCGCGACTTCTGGCCGCACCTCTGCCGCCGGAGAGCGCTGCTGCCACCGAAAACCGCCTTTGAAGCCTGTGTATGTTGGAAACTGCCGCCGGAACCCCTGTCTTCTTG GTTTGGGTTCCGGTATTTGCGCGTCGAAATTAAGGTTGTTATTGAACCACCGGAGCTTCGGGGAGTGCCGGAGCTGCCGCCTGATCGGTATTTGCCGCCTGCCGGAGCTTTGTTTCTCGTG AAAAGTGTTGTTGCCGCGATTCTTGATGCTGCTGTTGATATTGTCTGA
- the LOC140175967 gene encoding uncharacterized protein, whose translation MGEAEERDPGGREDRDLSSNRAQLPLLSPAILIKSAASEASGRDFWPHLYRRRALLPPKTAFEACVCWKLPPEPLSSWFGFRYLRVEIKVVIEPPELRGVSELPPDRYLPPAGALFLVKSVVAAILDAAVDIV comes from the exons ATGGGTGAGGCAGAGGAGAGAGATCCGGGAGGAAGGGAGGATCGAGACCTGTCCAGCAACCGCGCGCAGTTGCCGCTCCTATCACCGGCCATCCTCATCAAATCCGCCGCCTCCGAAGCTTCTGGCCGCGACTTCTGGCCGCACCTCTACCGCCGGAGAGCGCTGCTGCCACCGAAAACCGCCTTTGAAGCCTGTGTATGTTGGAAACTGCCGCCGGAACCCCTGTCTTCTTG GTTTGGGTTCCGGTATTTGCGCGTCGAAATTAAGGTTGTTATTGAACCACCGGAGCTTCGGGGAGTGTCAGAGCTGCCGCCTGATCGGTATTTGCCGCCTGCCGGAGCTTTGTTTCTCGTG AAAAGTGTTGTTGCTGCGATTCTTGATGCTGCTGTTGATATTGTCTGA